Proteins co-encoded in one Bacillus sp. FSL H8-0547 genomic window:
- the cysK gene encoding cysteine synthase A encodes MMRVVENVADLIGHTPLLKLNRLNPKDGAAVYLKLEFFNPSGSVKDRAAFNMIVEAEKQGLLNEKSTIIEPTSGNTGIGLAMNAAARGYKAILVMPDTMTQERINLLKAYGAEVVLTPGDEKMPGAIKKANELAQEIPYSFVPMQFENEANADAHRKTTAPEIIDAMDEIGKKLTAFVATAGTGGTITGTGETLKEHYPDLTVHVVEPAGSPVLSGGKPGKHKLVGTSPGFIPDILNQDVYDEIFKIKDEEAYTITRRLAAEEGILVGPSSGAACFAALEVAKRLTPDDVVVCIACDTGERYLSSDVFREE; translated from the coding sequence ATCATGCGTGTTGTAGAAAATGTGGCAGATTTAATTGGCCATACACCTCTTTTAAAATTAAACCGCCTGAATCCAAAAGACGGAGCTGCGGTTTATCTTAAGCTTGAGTTCTTCAATCCAAGCGGCAGTGTAAAAGACAGAGCTGCTTTTAATATGATTGTCGAGGCCGAAAAACAGGGCCTGTTAAACGAAAAATCAACGATTATCGAGCCAACGTCAGGCAATACAGGCATCGGACTTGCGATGAATGCGGCAGCAAGGGGCTACAAAGCCATTCTTGTCATGCCTGATACGATGACACAGGAACGCATCAATCTGCTTAAAGCTTACGGTGCAGAAGTTGTGCTTACACCGGGCGACGAAAAAATGCCCGGTGCCATAAAAAAGGCAAACGAGCTTGCACAGGAAATCCCTTACAGCTTTGTTCCCATGCAGTTTGAAAACGAAGCAAATGCTGATGCCCACCGCAAAACAACGGCACCCGAGATTATTGACGCAATGGATGAGATCGGGAAAAAGCTTACTGCATTTGTTGCCACAGCTGGCACTGGCGGAACCATTACAGGCACCGGCGAAACGCTGAAAGAGCATTATCCGGATTTGACCGTACATGTTGTAGAGCCGGCCGGCTCCCCGGTCCTTTCCGGTGGAAAGCCCGGCAAGCATAAGCTTGTCGGCACAAGTCCCGGATTTATTCCAGACATTCTGAATCAGGATGTCTACGATGAGATTTTCAAAATAAAGGATGAAGAAGCGTACACCATTACACGCAGACTTGCTGCTGAAGAGGGAATCCTTGTCGGTCCATCCTCAGGTGCAGCCTGCTTTGCCGCCCTTGAAGTTGCAAAACGCCTGACACCGGATGATGTTGTTGTCTGCATCGCATGCGATACAGGCGAACGCTATCTATCAAGCGATGTGTTCAGAGAAGAATAA
- a CDS encoding NAD(P)/FAD-dependent oxidoreductase → MKVDVVIIGGGPSGLMAAIAAGEKGARVLLLDKGNKLGRKLAISGGGRCNVTNRLPVDEIVKHIPGNGRFLYSAFSEFSNEDIILFFEKLGIQLKEEDHGRMFPVTDKAQSVVDALLNELKRLRVTIRTNEPVETIEYENGKTAGVRLKNGEYIQTQAVVVAVGGKSVPHTGSTGDGYAWAEKAGHTITELFPTEVPVTSNEHFIQEKTLQGLSLRNVALSVLNPKGKVIKTHQMDMIFTHFGISGPAVLRCSQYVVKAMKKFKTTAIPVSIDSFPERNQEELFQETVKLFKSEPKKTVKNVLKGFLTERYLLFLLEKNGIDPNLPAANLQMEKWRSFIQDCKGFQFNVHGTLSIDKAFVTGGGVSVKEIHPKEMASKLMDGLYFCGEILDIHGYTGGYNITSALVTGRLAGKNAAQYAKEAASL, encoded by the coding sequence ATGAAGGTTGATGTAGTTATTATTGGAGGCGGTCCATCCGGCCTGATGGCAGCGATTGCTGCAGGTGAAAAAGGAGCACGCGTCCTCCTGCTCGATAAAGGAAATAAACTCGGCAGAAAGCTTGCGATTTCAGGTGGCGGCAGATGCAATGTCACGAACAGGCTCCCGGTTGATGAGATTGTTAAACATATTCCCGGAAACGGACGATTTTTATACAGCGCATTCTCAGAATTCAGCAATGAAGATATCATCCTCTTTTTTGAAAAGCTTGGCATTCAGCTGAAGGAAGAAGACCACGGCAGGATGTTTCCGGTCACAGACAAAGCTCAGTCTGTTGTCGATGCTCTTCTTAATGAACTTAAAAGGCTGCGTGTGACAATCCGGACAAACGAGCCTGTGGAAACGATCGAGTACGAGAACGGCAAGACCGCCGGAGTGCGGTTAAAAAACGGAGAGTATATTCAAACACAGGCGGTTGTGGTTGCTGTCGGGGGCAAAAGCGTTCCACATACCGGAAGCACAGGAGACGGGTATGCATGGGCTGAAAAAGCAGGGCATACCATTACAGAGCTTTTTCCGACAGAAGTTCCCGTAACATCCAATGAGCATTTCATTCAGGAAAAAACGCTGCAGGGCCTCTCACTCCGAAATGTTGCCCTGAGTGTTTTGAATCCTAAAGGCAAGGTCATTAAAACGCACCAGATGGACATGATCTTTACCCACTTCGGGATTTCCGGACCGGCAGTTCTCCGCTGCAGCCAATACGTCGTAAAAGCGATGAAAAAGTTTAAAACCACGGCTATCCCCGTGAGCATCGACTCGTTTCCTGAACGGAACCAGGAAGAGCTATTTCAGGAAACGGTAAAGCTCTTTAAGTCAGAACCTAAAAAGACCGTTAAGAACGTGCTCAAAGGATTCCTGACGGAAAGATACCTTCTGTTTCTGCTTGAGAAAAACGGAATAGACCCAAATCTGCCGGCAGCCAATCTGCAGATGGAAAAATGGCGCTCGTTCATCCAGGACTGCAAAGGATTTCAGTTCAACGTTCACGGAACGCTTTCTATCGACAAGGCGTTCGTAACAGGTGGCGGGGTTTCCGTTAAGGAGATCCATCCGAAAGAAATGGCATCAAAACTTATGGACGGTTTGTATTTTTGCGGAGAAATCCTTGATATCCACGGCTATACAGGAGGCT
- a CDS encoding NCS2 family permease, with protein MFKLKEHQTTVRTETLAGITTFLTMVYIVVVNPIILADAGVPFDQVFTATIIAAIVGTLWMALAANYPIAIAPGMGLNAYFAYSVVGGHQVSYQVAFASVFVAGIIFLILSLTPFRKKLIEAIPANLKYGITAGIGLFIAFIGLRLTGIVTDHPENLVTLGDLSSPPVILALIGLAVSLLLMSLNVHGALFFGMIITGIIAYFTGELSFENGFVSVPSLPEGFMVLNPADAIGQVISNGLYAVVFSFLLVTIFDTTGTMIGVAQQAGLMKGNELPNARKALLADSAATTVGAMFGTSPTTAYIESSAGVAAGGRTGLTTLTVAVLFGLTAFFSPLVGAVSGIAAITAPALIIVGSLMMGNIAKINWNELDEAFPAFLVIIAMPLTSSIATGIALGFISYPLMKIAKGKWKEVHLFVYIFAVLFFIQLVFLGGH; from the coding sequence ATGTTTAAACTGAAAGAACATCAAACAACGGTACGCACAGAAACACTTGCAGGGATCACAACCTTCCTGACGATGGTTTACATCGTGGTTGTAAACCCGATTATCCTTGCAGATGCAGGCGTTCCATTTGACCAGGTATTTACAGCCACCATCATCGCGGCAATTGTCGGAACGCTGTGGATGGCTCTTGCTGCAAATTACCCGATTGCGATTGCACCCGGAATGGGTCTGAACGCTTACTTCGCCTACTCGGTTGTCGGCGGCCACCAGGTCAGCTACCAGGTTGCCTTTGCCTCTGTTTTTGTGGCGGGCATCATTTTCCTGATCTTATCGCTGACACCGTTCCGCAAAAAACTGATTGAAGCCATCCCGGCTAACCTGAAATACGGCATCACAGCGGGAATCGGTCTGTTTATCGCCTTTATCGGCCTCAGACTGACAGGCATTGTAACGGACCACCCTGAAAACCTTGTGACACTTGGCGATCTATCTTCACCACCTGTTATCCTTGCTCTGATCGGGCTTGCAGTTTCCCTGCTCCTTATGAGCCTGAACGTTCATGGCGCCCTGTTCTTCGGGATGATCATTACTGGAATTATTGCCTATTTTACCGGAGAACTTTCATTTGAAAATGGTTTTGTCTCTGTACCGAGCCTGCCTGAAGGATTTATGGTCCTAAACCCGGCAGATGCCATTGGACAGGTGATTTCAAATGGTCTTTACGCCGTTGTTTTCTCATTCCTTTTGGTTACGATCTTTGATACAACCGGCACGATGATCGGCGTTGCCCAGCAGGCCGGTCTTATGAAGGGTAATGAACTGCCGAATGCACGCAAAGCGCTGCTAGCCGACTCTGCTGCAACGACTGTAGGAGCTATGTTCGGCACAAGCCCGACGACTGCCTACATCGAATCCTCTGCAGGCGTTGCCGCCGGAGGACGAACAGGACTCACTACATTAACTGTTGCCGTGCTGTTCGGGCTTACCGCCTTTTTCAGCCCGCTTGTAGGAGCCGTTTCAGGCATAGCAGCCATCACAGCCCCTGCCCTGATTATCGTAGGAAGCTTAATGATGGGCAACATCGCGAAAATTAACTGGAACGAACTTGACGAAGCTTTCCCGGCCTTCCTTGTCATTATTGCAATGCCGCTCACTTCAAGTATTGCAACAGGCATAGCGCTGGGCTTCATCTCTTATCCGCTTATGAAAATAGCAAAAGGAAAATGGAAAGAGGTTCACCTGTTTGTTTATATCTTTGCCGTTCTGTTCTTTATTCAGCTCGTGTTCCTCGGCGGACATTAA
- a CDS encoding CidA/LrgA family protein, producing MKFIRIVIQLAGLFLFYFAGTAIQQFFSLSMPGSIIGMFLLFFCLSFKLIKLPLLKEGSSFLLKHLALLFVPATVGLMDHFDLFAGRGLISALIALFSTALVMLSAASVSQWMSTRKTANEGEGENS from the coding sequence ATGAAATTTATACGTATTGTTATTCAGCTTGCCGGTTTATTTCTTTTTTATTTTGCCGGCACAGCCATTCAGCAATTTTTCAGCTTGTCCATGCCGGGCAGTATTATCGGCATGTTTCTTTTATTTTTCTGCCTGTCCTTCAAACTCATAAAACTGCCGCTGTTAAAGGAAGGAAGCTCCTTTTTGCTTAAACATTTAGCCTTGCTTTTCGTTCCTGCAACGGTTGGGCTGATGGACCATTTTGACCTATTTGCGGGAAGGGGCCTGATCAGCGCGCTGATTGCTCTTTTCAGCACAGCTCTCGTCATGCTGTCAGCCGCTTCGGTAAGCCAGTGGATGAGCACCAGAAAAACGGCAAATGAAGGAGAGGGGGAAAACTCATAA
- a CDS encoding polysaccharide biosynthesis protein produces the protein MSNKLLRGTLVLTLGTYISRILGMIYIIPFYALVGKDGGALYQIGYAQYAVFLGIATMGFPQAVSKFVSKYNSIGDYATSRKMFRVGISVMFLTGVLAFIILYFLAPVLAESSLGQREIGNTTVDDAVLVIRMVSLALIVVPIMSLIRGFFQGHQSMGPTAVSQVIEQIVRIAFLLASAYLVLKVFDGSLVTAVGYSTFAAFVGAIGGLLVLFVYWQRRKRGLEAMRENVVPAENMPAGRMFKELFSYAGPFVFVGLAIPLYTYIDTNTFIKAMVEGGYKETATGIFSIVTLYLPKLVMIPVSLATAFGLTLVPTITKSFTNNNMKLVNKQIDQAFQIIIFLTLPAIVGLAILAEPAYMLFYENDPDGPGLLRWFAPVALLFSFFTVTAAVLQGINKQKLAVISLSLGLIIKLAVNAPLIEAFQGVGSILATALGFGASILYSFAMIRRHAGYSFKLLFKRTVFIGILTAFMGLVVSVTQSVLSIFIEYSDGKMQSVIILLIAIGLGAAAYLYAAHRSHLLEKLLGSRFSFLNRKKKASE, from the coding sequence ATGTCGAATAAATTATTGCGGGGAACACTCGTATTAACACTTGGCACTTACATATCAAGAATTCTGGGTATGATCTACATTATCCCGTTCTATGCGCTTGTCGGAAAAGACGGCGGGGCCTTGTACCAGATCGGATATGCGCAGTATGCCGTTTTCCTCGGCATAGCGACCATGGGATTCCCCCAGGCGGTTTCAAAATTTGTATCAAAGTATAATTCCATAGGAGATTACGCAACAAGCAGAAAAATGTTCAGAGTGGGCATCTCGGTTATGTTTTTAACGGGAGTTCTTGCGTTTATTATTCTCTATTTTCTGGCGCCGGTTCTGGCTGAAAGCTCGCTTGGACAAAGAGAGATCGGCAATACAACGGTTGACGATGCTGTGCTTGTCATCCGCATGGTCAGTCTCGCTTTAATTGTCGTGCCGATTATGAGTCTGATTAGGGGATTTTTCCAGGGGCATCAGTCAATGGGGCCAACTGCAGTTTCTCAGGTTATAGAACAGATTGTGAGGATTGCCTTCCTGCTTGCGTCAGCTTATCTTGTCCTTAAGGTATTTGACGGCTCGCTTGTAACGGCAGTCGGCTATTCAACCTTTGCTGCATTTGTCGGAGCCATCGGAGGACTGCTTGTGCTGTTTGTCTACTGGCAGCGACGCAAACGCGGTCTTGAAGCGATGAGGGAGAATGTGGTTCCTGCTGAAAATATGCCTGCAGGACGCATGTTTAAAGAGCTTTTCTCATACGCTGGGCCATTTGTTTTTGTTGGACTTGCTATCCCTTTATATACGTACATTGACACAAATACGTTCATTAAAGCGATGGTTGAAGGCGGATATAAAGAAACAGCAACCGGCATTTTTTCAATCGTGACTTTATATCTTCCGAAACTGGTGATGATTCCCGTATCACTTGCTACAGCATTCGGATTGACGCTTGTACCTACGATTACAAAGTCCTTTACAAATAACAATATGAAGCTTGTGAACAAGCAGATTGACCAGGCCTTTCAGATTATCATTTTTCTGACACTGCCTGCGATTGTGGGTCTTGCCATTCTTGCAGAGCCTGCCTATATGCTTTTCTATGAAAACGACCCGGACGGCCCGGGCCTGCTGAGATGGTTCGCTCCTGTTGCGCTCCTGTTTTCTTTCTTTACCGTAACAGCGGCCGTTCTTCAGGGAATCAACAAGCAAAAGCTTGCTGTAATTTCCCTTTCGCTTGGACTGATCATTAAACTTGCTGTGAATGCTCCGCTCATTGAGGCATTCCAGGGAGTAGGATCCATTCTCGCAACTGCGCTTGGGTTCGGTGCATCCATTCTATACAGTTTTGCAATGATCCGCCGCCACGCCGGCTATTCATTCAAACTGCTGTTCAAACGCACCGTCTTTATCGGAATTCTGACGGCTTTTATGGGTCTGGTCGTATCAGTCACCCAATCCGTTCTATCTATTTTTATTGAATACTCTGATGGAAAAATGCAGTCAGTCATCATTCTGCTGATTGCAATTGGTTTAGGAGCAGCTGCATACCTGTACGCAGCGCACCGCTCTCACTTGCTTGAGAAGCTGCTCGGAAGCCGTTTTTCCTTTTTAAACCGCAAAAAGAAGGCTTCTGAATAA
- a CDS encoding IS110 family transposase: MKDAMKYVGLDVSKEKIAVAIAEEGREAPRYWGVIDHTPEAIKKLMKKLGEAKTLRVCYEAGPTGYALYRLLSDMGIHCEVIAPSLIPQKPGERIKTDRRDAIRLAQLHRAAELTSIYIPTPDDEALRDLVRCREDAKEDELRAKHRLSKFLLRNDIKPPTGINKWTVKYYRWLDTLQFENVHLRVVFQEYYYQLKELKQRILRLEEEINIHAKEGVHAEKVQALQALRGIALVTATSIVAEIGSFKRFSTPRQFMSYVGLIPSEYSSGEKRKQGNITKTGNRHVRRLLVESAWSYRYQPAVKGDLERRIKGQSPAIQSISWKAQNRLHKKYYRLLSKGKNGGKAVTAVARELAGFIWAVMQEVEEMPSTN, from the coding sequence ATGAAGGATGCCATGAAATACGTAGGTTTAGACGTATCGAAAGAAAAAATTGCGGTCGCGATTGCAGAAGAGGGACGCGAAGCCCCACGTTACTGGGGAGTGATCGACCACACACCTGAGGCCATAAAAAAGCTAATGAAAAAGTTGGGGGAGGCAAAAACTCTTCGCGTCTGTTATGAAGCTGGTCCTACAGGTTATGCCTTATACAGACTATTGTCTGATATGGGGATTCACTGTGAGGTAATTGCTCCATCCCTTATTCCTCAAAAGCCTGGAGAGCGAATTAAAACAGATCGCAGGGATGCCATTCGGCTAGCACAATTACATCGTGCAGCCGAATTAACATCTATTTACATTCCAACTCCAGATGATGAAGCATTGCGAGACCTTGTCCGCTGTAGAGAAGATGCGAAAGAAGATGAGTTAAGAGCTAAACACCGATTGAGTAAATTTCTTCTTCGAAACGATATAAAACCACCGACCGGGATTAATAAATGGACAGTGAAATATTATCGTTGGCTGGATACGCTTCAGTTTGAAAATGTTCACCTTCGCGTTGTTTTTCAAGAATATTACTACCAGCTAAAAGAATTAAAACAGCGTATTCTGCGATTAGAGGAAGAAATAAACATTCACGCAAAAGAAGGTGTCCACGCAGAAAAAGTTCAAGCTCTTCAAGCATTAAGAGGGATAGCGCTTGTGACAGCGACAAGCATCGTAGCTGAGATTGGTTCATTTAAACGTTTTTCGACCCCTCGACAGTTTATGTCATACGTTGGATTGATTCCAAGCGAATATTCAAGTGGAGAAAAACGAAAACAAGGCAATATTACGAAAACAGGAAATCGTCATGTTCGGCGCTTGCTTGTAGAATCGGCATGGAGTTATCGCTATCAGCCAGCTGTGAAGGGAGATCTTGAAAGGCGCATAAAAGGTCAATCACCGGCTATTCAATCGATTTCATGGAAAGCACAAAATCGTCTTCACAAGAAATACTACCGGCTGTTGTCCAAAGGGAAAAATGGAGGGAAAGCTGTAACCGCAGTTGCCAGGGAATTAGCCGGCTTTATTTGGGCGGTGATGCAAGAAGTAGAAGAGATGCCTAGCACAAATTGA
- the thpR gene encoding RNA 2',3'-cyclic phosphodiesterase translates to MTTQTHYFIGIPVPQNEADRLTAKTEGMRKLFKSWVHPLDYHLTLAFLGHPDSADQLQAVMKELHAALGQFPSFHLTFSGFGTFGRKQAPRIFWAGAEKSEPLEKMRETVYSVCREHGFALDERPFAPHITIARKWAADEDFQERMLPDHPVSAFQVSKINLFQTRLGEVPKYHAIDTILLR, encoded by the coding sequence ATGACGACACAAACCCATTATTTTATTGGAATACCTGTCCCTCAGAATGAAGCAGATAGACTGACAGCAAAAACAGAAGGGATGAGAAAGCTGTTTAAGTCCTGGGTTCATCCTCTGGATTATCATTTGACGCTCGCTTTTTTGGGGCATCCGGATTCCGCTGATCAGCTGCAGGCCGTCATGAAGGAACTGCACGCAGCCCTTGGCCAGTTTCCTTCCTTTCACCTGACATTCAGCGGTTTCGGCACATTCGGGAGAAAGCAGGCCCCCCGTATTTTCTGGGCGGGCGCGGAAAAATCAGAGCCGCTTGAAAAGATGAGGGAAACGGTATATTCCGTGTGCCGGGAACATGGTTTTGCACTTGATGAGCGTCCATTCGCCCCACATATCACGATCGCGCGGAAATGGGCTGCAGATGAAGACTTTCAGGAAAGGATGCTTCCGGATCATCCGGTGTCAGCCTTTCAGGTTTCAAAAATCAATCTGTTTCAGACCAGGCTTGGGGAAGTCCCTAAGTATCATGCAATTGACACTATCTTATTGCGCTGA
- the pepV gene encoding dipeptidase PepV yields MDWMQEVLTRKDQFTEDTQEFLRIKSVLDEKSKTEGAPFGKGIHKALTHMLQKGEKDGFTAKNLDGYAGHLEMGQGDEIVGILCHVDVVPEGDGWSSDPFGAEIRDGKIYARGAIDDKGPTMAAYYAMKIVKDLGLPLNKRVRMILGTDEESDWGCVEHYFKHEEMPSLGFAPDADFPIINAEKGIIDAKLSFHFDKASISKNGPKLLSFKSGRRFNMVPDFAEAIVQTDDAKALAQKYSSYLSQYEIKGSVSEENGTLKLTAEGISAHGSLPHTGKNAGLLLGLFLAEAELDHNGKVFLKQMTAFFSNDTRGEKIGIQCEDEVSGELTVNLGIMSYDSKEGGELGVNIRYPVTADSERIQEGLKSITDFHLTSFSDSKPHYVEAEHELIQKLKKVYEEQTGEKPELIAIGGGTYARSLKAGVAFGPMFPGRPDVAHQKDEYVIIDDLLKATAIYAQAIYELAK; encoded by the coding sequence ATGGATTGGATGCAGGAAGTACTGACAAGAAAAGATCAATTTACCGAAGATACTCAGGAATTTTTGCGGATTAAGAGCGTGCTGGATGAGAAATCAAAAACAGAAGGCGCTCCATTTGGAAAAGGCATACATAAAGCATTAACTCACATGCTCCAAAAGGGAGAAAAAGACGGGTTTACGGCTAAAAACCTCGATGGCTACGCCGGACACCTTGAAATGGGACAGGGAGATGAAATTGTAGGCATACTCTGCCATGTCGATGTTGTACCTGAAGGGGACGGATGGAGCAGCGATCCATTTGGAGCAGAAATCCGCGACGGAAAAATTTACGCGCGCGGGGCGATTGATGATAAAGGCCCGACAATGGCAGCTTATTATGCCATGAAAATTGTAAAGGATCTCGGGCTTCCGCTGAACAAGCGGGTGCGGATGATTCTTGGAACCGATGAAGAAAGTGACTGGGGCTGTGTGGAGCACTATTTCAAACATGAAGAAATGCCTTCCCTCGGTTTTGCTCCAGATGCAGATTTTCCAATCATAAATGCCGAAAAGGGTATTATTGATGCAAAGCTTTCGTTCCATTTTGATAAAGCGAGCATCAGCAAAAATGGACCAAAGCTCCTTTCTTTCAAGTCAGGAAGACGTTTTAATATGGTGCCGGATTTCGCTGAAGCAATCGTTCAGACAGATGATGCAAAAGCCCTTGCCCAAAAATACAGCAGCTACCTGTCCCAGTACGAGATAAAAGGCAGTGTTTCAGAGGAGAATGGCACCCTCAAATTAACCGCTGAAGGGATTTCCGCTCACGGAAGCCTTCCGCATACAGGCAAAAACGCAGGGCTATTGCTTGGGCTTTTCCTTGCTGAAGCTGAGCTTGATCATAATGGAAAGGTCTTTTTGAAGCAAATGACCGCCTTTTTCAGCAATGATACAAGAGGAGAGAAAATCGGCATTCAGTGTGAAGACGAAGTTAGCGGAGAATTGACAGTCAATCTCGGCATCATGTCATATGACAGCAAAGAAGGCGGAGAGCTTGGGGTAAACATCCGCTACCCTGTTACAGCAGATTCGGAAAGGATTCAGGAAGGACTCAAATCCATCACTGATTTTCACCTTACATCCTTCAGCGACTCAAAACCGCATTATGTGGAAGCAGAGCATGAACTCATTCAAAAGCTTAAAAAGGTTTACGAGGAGCAGACAGGGGAGAAGCCTGAACTGATTGCCATCGGCGGAGGAACATATGCGCGGTCGCTTAAAGCAGGTGTAGCTTTCGGCCCTATGTTTCCGGGAAGACCGGATGTAGCTCATCAAAAGGATGAATACGTGATCATCGACGATCTTCTGAAGGCAACGGCCATTTATGCTCAGGCCATTTATGAACTGGCAAAATAA
- a CDS encoding MFS transporter codes for MDYTLQREHRMTRVSFCSFYFLMFFAIGSLFPLLPVYLKDSVGLSGSQIGIIMSISPVVMILVQPLWGILSDITQKPTVLLTVALTLAGLFGIVFSLLDGYFWLIVIALLLAVVQSALIPLSDSISMNYVHRTKTEYGSIRLWGAVGFAVAVMAVGQLSERYSLHVIFYSFALVLFLAIFFAAQLPNESRTMQISIRDGIKELANVPRYFLFLFIAFLVLGPILANNIYFGIFVADLGGGLTGIGIAFLLAAGSEAPFMKFASSWIRRLGMMNILVMATCISCLRWFLYFFEPPLGVVYATTIAQGFSVGLFIPAALQYVRELAPVSVGATAISLYSSVGNGLGNWFCTFFGGLILEGYSILHVYLFFGTMSLIALVILCVMKLNQKRAVPV; via the coding sequence TTGGATTACACTCTTCAAAGAGAACACCGCATGACGCGGGTTTCGTTCTGTTCGTTTTATTTTCTCATGTTTTTTGCCATTGGATCTCTGTTTCCTTTATTGCCAGTTTATTTAAAGGACAGTGTAGGACTTTCAGGAAGCCAGATTGGAATCATTATGAGCATCAGCCCGGTTGTTATGATTTTAGTTCAGCCGCTGTGGGGGATTTTAAGTGACATCACGCAGAAACCGACTGTTTTACTGACCGTCGCTTTGACGCTTGCCGGACTGTTTGGGATTGTATTCTCACTTCTTGACGGCTATTTCTGGCTGATTGTGATTGCTCTGCTGCTTGCTGTTGTTCAGAGTGCTCTGATTCCTTTATCCGACAGCATCTCAATGAATTATGTCCACAGGACCAAAACGGAATACGGTTCAATCAGGCTGTGGGGAGCTGTGGGCTTTGCAGTTGCTGTCATGGCTGTTGGCCAGCTGTCTGAACGCTATTCTCTTCACGTGATTTTTTATTCCTTTGCACTCGTGCTGTTTCTTGCCATTTTCTTTGCGGCGCAGCTGCCGAATGAAAGCAGAACGATGCAGATCAGCATCCGTGACGGCATAAAAGAACTTGCGAATGTGCCGAGGTATTTTCTGTTTCTATTTATCGCATTTCTTGTTCTTGGCCCTATTCTTGCCAATAATATTTATTTCGGCATTTTTGTCGCTGACCTTGGCGGCGGGCTGACCGGAATCGGCATTGCATTTTTGCTTGCGGCGGGCAGTGAAGCCCCGTTTATGAAGTTTGCAAGCAGCTGGATCAGGCGCCTCGGCATGATGAACATCCTGGTTATGGCAACATGCATTTCATGTCTCAGATGGTTTCTGTATTTCTTTGAACCGCCTCTTGGGGTTGTGTATGCCACAACGATTGCACAGGGCTTTTCTGTTGGATTGTTCATACCTGCTGCCCTTCAGTATGTGAGAGAGCTTGCTCCTGTATCTGTTGGGGCAACGGCGATTTCTCTGTATTCATCTGTTGGGAACGGGCTTGGAAACTGGTTTTGCACGTTTTTCGGGGGCCTTATCCTTGAAGGGTATTCGATTCTTCATGTGTATTTGTTCTTTGGAACAATGTCCCTCATTGCGCTTGTCATCCTTTGTGTGATGAAGCTGAATCAAAAAAGAGCTGTTCCGGTTTAG
- a CDS encoding DeoR family transcriptional regulator: protein MKPSTNRMLTRIKSVYMFIHERGTVTTQQLVDEFGITPRTIQRDLNVLAYNDLVRSPSRGKWTITQKKVRKMSS from the coding sequence TTGAAACCTTCAACAAACCGTATGCTAACTCGTATCAAATCTGTCTACATGTTTATCCATGAAAGAGGTACTGTTACAACTCAGCAGCTTGTTGACGAATTTGGTATTACACCCAGAACCATTCAAAGAGATTTAAATGTGTTAGCGTATAATGACCTGGTTCGGAGCCCAAGCAGAGGCAAATGGACAATTACACAGAAGAAGGTTAGAAAAATGTCTTCCTAG
- a CDS encoding pseudouridine synthase: MRIDKLLSNIGYGSRKEVKQLLKTGAVKADGKIIKDAKTHVDPALQAVTVHGETVEYKEHIYLMLNKPAGFLSATEDSVQKTVIDLLEMIDAVYKPFPVGRLDKDTEGLLLLTNDGQLSHQLLSPKKHVPKTYYAKIEGHVTEEDASAFKEGVELDDGYVTKPARLEIIEAGERSEIRITITEGKFHQVKRMFEAVGKKVAYLQRISMGPLHLDESLELGEYRELTDEEVEALRNAQAIEL, encoded by the coding sequence ATGAGAATCGATAAATTACTTTCAAACATAGGCTATGGAAGCAGAAAAGAAGTAAAACAGCTGCTGAAAACAGGTGCTGTAAAGGCTGACGGCAAGATCATCAAGGATGCCAAAACACATGTTGACCCAGCGCTTCAGGCCGTGACAGTACACGGTGAAACAGTTGAGTACAAAGAGCACATTTACCTGATGCTGAACAAACCGGCCGGCTTCCTGTCGGCCACAGAGGACTCTGTCCAGAAAACGGTTATTGATCTGCTGGAAATGATTGATGCCGTCTACAAGCCGTTTCCTGTGGGACGTCTGGATAAAGACACAGAGGGGCTTCTTCTCCTTACAAACGACGGCCAGCTTTCGCATCAGCTGCTCTCTCCTAAAAAGCATGTGCCAAAAACGTACTATGCGAAAATTGAGGGACATGTGACAGAAGAAGATGCGTCTGCTTTCAAAGAAGGGGTAGAGCTTGATGACGGGTATGTCACAAAGCCTGCCCGCCTTGAAATCATCGAAGCAGGAGAACGGTCAGAGATTCGTATCACAATCACTGAAGGCAAATTTCATCAAGTAAAACGGATGTTTGAGGCAGTCGGCAAAAAAGTAGCCTATCTGCAGCGCATCAGCATGGGCCCGCTTCATCTGGATGAGAGTCTTGAACTCGGAGAATACAGAGAGCTGACGGACGAAGAAGTGGAAGCTCTGAGGAATGCACAGGCCATAGAGCTGTAA